From the genome of Actinomycetota bacterium:
CGCAGGTGAAGATCAGATAGAGGGCCAGCGCGATGGGGACGAGGATCCGCGGCCTGCGGCTGGCAGTTCCCCAGTCGGAGTCCCGAGCGGAGGTACGGCTGAGGGACAGTCGCCCGCCGAGTAATCGGTCGGCCGGTGTGACAACGATCAATGTGATCACCATCAGCAATACGGCCAAGGTGATCGCGTCGACGAAGCTCTGCGGGTCGCTGCCCAGGGCGAGGTCGGCATAGATCCGGGTGGTGATCGTGCTAAAGCCAGCTGGAGCACCGATCACCTGCGGCACGGCGAAGGTGCCAAGGGTGAGGACGAAGATGAGCACTGCCGCAGTCGCAATCGCCGGTCCGAGCAGCGGCAACGTGATCGTCCGCAGCACGGTCACGGGACGAGCACCGGATGCGCGGCCGGCCCGCTCGGTGGCCGGTTCGGCGCGAGTGCTGAGCCCCACCACCGTGACGAGGTAGACCAGAGGAACCGCCTGCGAAGCCACGATGACTGTGACGCCCACCGGCCCCTGTACTTGCGGCCAGGCGAACCCGAACGCGTCGGAGGACAACCCCGCCCGCGCGTACGCGCGCAGCCAGCTGTAAGCCAGTACGAAGTCGGGCACGAGCACTGGCAGCAGCACGGCAGCCCGCCAGAAGTCACGCCCGGGGAGTCGGGGGTCCCTGAGTGCCAGCGCGATCGCCACCCCGACCGGAACCGCCAACCCGGTGACCGCCACCGAAAGCCCGAATGAGTTCGCGACCGCGGAGCCGAAGTCGGGATCGGTTATGACCTCGGCCAGCCGGCCACGACCCTCGACCCAGCTGGTTCGCAGCAGGACTAGCATCGGCA
Proteins encoded in this window:
- a CDS encoding iron ABC transporter permease, which codes for MRSGLARSAIALLLACITAVVVVPMLVLLRTSWVEGRGRLAEVITDPDFGSAVANSFGLSVAVTGLAVPVGVAIALALRDPRLPGRDFWRAAVLLPVLVPDFVLAYSWLRAYARAGLSSDAFGFAWPQVQGPVGVTVIVASQAVPLVYLVTVVGLSTRAEPATERAGRASGARPVTVLRTITLPLLGPAIATAAVLIFVLTLGTFAVPQVIGAPAGFSTITTRIYADLALGSDPQSFVDAITLAVLLMVITLIVVTPADRLLGGRLSLSRTSARDSDWGTASRRPRILVPIALALYLIFTCGLPLLALVSAAFTRAVGVAPTPGNWTLDNFLAVLTPRTGEALGRSLLLAVAAGSILLVLGGCTAALSRTRSGRAVSVLVALTLVLPGSVLAIGLLIGYGRWLADTVLIILLAYLGKLWALAHRPVAAAVDRLATAGLQAARASGANLPTALATVVLPLLRPALIAAWALCFLTALHEVTMSSLLYGPGTETLAVVVLNSADLGRIGVAAALSVLVTVVVVVPGGALWMLGRRSRHA